Proteins co-encoded in one Bacilli bacterium PM5-9 genomic window:
- a CDS encoding arsenate reductase (product_source=KO:K03741; cath_funfam=3.40.50.2300; cog=COG0394; ko=KO:K03741; pfam=PF01451; smart=SM00226; superfamily=52788) — translation MSDTKTKVAFICVHNSCRSQIAEALGKHFASDVFESYSAGTETKPQINQDAVRLMKEIYNIDMELTQRSKLLDEIPPVDIVVTMGCNVECPYLPCKHREDWGLDDPTGKSDEEFKKVISTIETKIKELKERLKS, via the coding sequence ATGAGTGATACTAAAACAAAGGTAGCATTTATATGCGTCCATAACTCTTGTAGATCTCAAATAGCAGAAGCTCTTGGTAAACACTTTGCGAGTGACGTATTTGAAAGTTATTCTGCCGGTACTGAAACCAAACCTCAAATCAATCAAGATGCAGTTAGGCTTATGAAAGAGATATATAATATAGATATGGAATTAACCCAACGTTCTAAGCTACTTGATGAAATCCCTCCAGTAGATATCGTTGTTACGATGGGGTGCAATGTGGAATGCCCATATCTGCCATGTAAGCACCGCGAGGATTGGGGACTTGATGATCCTACCGGAAAGAGTGATGAGGAATTTAAAAAAGTAATATCTACAATAGAGACAAAGATTAAAGAACTAAAAGAAAGACTAAAATCATAA